One genomic region from Bacteroidia bacterium encodes:
- a CDS encoding acyl-CoA dehydrogenase family protein, whose protein sequence is MNFEFNENQRMIADMIRKFGEEHIKPKMMEWDEAQIFPVEVFKKLGELGLMGVLVPTEYGGSGFSYTEYVTAIVEISKICGSIGLSMAAHNSLCTGHILAFGNEEQKKKYLPKLATAEWIGAWGLTEVGTGSDAGGMMTTAVADGDYFVINGSKNFITHGKSGNVAVVIVRTGEKGDSHGMSAFIVEKETAGFTSGRKENKLGMRASETTELIFDNCRVHKNQLMGNIGEGFIQAMKVLDGGRISIASLSVGIAKGAFEAAVKYSKERQQFGKAISEFQGIAFKLADMATEIEAAELLTYQAADLKNRHKKVTKESAFAKYYASEVAVRTANEAVQIFGGYGYTKDFPVEKFYRDAKLCTIGEGTSEIQKIVIAREILK, encoded by the coding sequence ATGAATTTCGAGTTTAATGAAAACCAACGCATGATTGCGGATATGATTCGCAAATTCGGCGAAGAACATATTAAACCGAAAATGATGGAGTGGGACGAAGCTCAAATTTTTCCGGTAGAGGTTTTTAAAAAACTCGGAGAATTGGGGTTGATGGGCGTTTTGGTGCCAACAGAATATGGTGGTTCCGGATTTTCATACACAGAATATGTTACTGCAATTGTTGAAATTTCTAAAATATGCGGTTCTATCGGATTATCAATGGCAGCACATAATTCATTGTGTACGGGACATATTTTAGCATTCGGAAACGAAGAACAAAAAAAGAAATATTTACCAAAATTAGCAACAGCCGAATGGATTGGAGCTTGGGGTTTAACAGAAGTTGGAACAGGCTCGGATGCAGGCGGAATGATGACCACAGCGGTTGCTGACGGAGATTATTTCGTGATAAACGGATCGAAAAATTTTATTACACACGGGAAATCTGGAAACGTAGCCGTTGTAATTGTGCGCACTGGAGAAAAAGGTGATTCGCACGGAATGTCTGCTTTTATTGTTGAAAAAGAAACTGCAGGTTTTACGAGTGGCAGAAAAGAAAATAAATTAGGAATGCGTGCTTCCGAAACCACCGAATTAATTTTTGACAATTGCAGAGTTCATAAAAATCAGTTGATGGGAAATATCGGCGAAGGTTTTATACAAGCAATGAAAGTGTTGGATGGCGGTAGAATTTCGATTGCATCATTATCTGTAGGCATCGCGAAAGGCGCATTTGAAGCAGCGGTAAAATATTCGAAAGAACGCCAACAATTTGGAAAAGCAATTTCAGAATTTCAAGGAATTGCCTTTAAATTAGCAGATATGGCAACCGAAATAGAAGCGGCAGAATTATTAACATATCAAGCGGCAGACCTTAAAAATAGACACAAAAAAGTAACCAAAGAAAGTGCTTTCGCGAAATATTATGCTTCGGAAGTGGCTGTGAGAACAGCGAATGAAGCCGTTCAGATTTTTGGCGGATACGGTTATACAAAAGATTTTCCAGTGGAGAAATTTTATCGTGATGCAAAACTTTGTACCATTGGCGAAGGAACATCCGAAATTCAAAAAATAGTTATCGCAAGAGAAATCTTAAAATAA